From the Streptomonospora nanhaiensis genome, the window CGGCGGCCTCCTCCGAGAGCGCCGCCGTGGCGCCGGAGAAGGCGAGGATCAGGGCGGAGGCGGTCGCCAGTCCGGCCGCGAGCGGCGCCGGTGCCCCGCGCCGGCGCGGGGCGGCGGGGGGACGCAGGGAAGGCGCCGCGCTGTGAGGTCCCATCGTTCTCTCCTGGTGGTTGGGGGATGGAAGGAGACAGGAGGCGTGCCGCACGGAACAGAGGTAAGCGCTTACCGGTGGTCGGGAGTATGGCAACGGACACCCACCGTGGCAACCCGCCTTCGCACCGCTGTTTTCCGCACCCTCCGCCCACCGGCGGAAAGGCACTCAAAACGATTCACCCGCCGCCGTCGGGCTCCCCCACGCGAGCCGGTTCACCGGCGTTCGCCGGGTCCACCGCCCCGCCACCGGGGCCGTGACGCAGGCCACGCACGCTGCGGTGTCACATCCGCGCGCCGCGCCGGGTCGGGGTGGTGACGGCCGCACGGCCGGGCGGGAGACCCCCGCACCACCCGAGAAGGAGACCCCCATGTCCGTCGTCCACATCGCCGTCACGCTGTTCGCCGCCGCCTTCGTGGCGTTCTCGGCGGTCTCCGTGTTCGTCCGCGCGCCCTGGGTCGTGGGCCCCATCGCCGAGTACGGGGTGCCCCTCTCGTGGCTGCCCTGGCTGGGCGCCGCCAAGGCCGCGGGCGCGGTCGGCCTGGTCGCCGGGCTCTTCGTCCCGCTCGTCGGACTGCTGGCGGGGGCCGGCCTGGTGCTGTACTTCGCGGGCGCCGTGGTCACCGTCCTGCGCGCCCGCTCCTACTCCCACGTACCGTTCCCGCTGGTCTACGCGGCGCCCGTGGTCGCGTCCCTGGCGCTGGCGGCGGCCTGACACCCGCCGCCGCGCCGGGCGCGGCGGCGGTCGGGGCGTGCGGGGGCGGAGGCGGCGCGGGTCAGCGCACCACCACGGCCGCGCCGTTCTCGACGCGCCCGTTGGCCCACAGCCAGTCCATGGCCGGCAGGCTCACGCGGGCGCAGCCGTGGGAGGCGGGGTAGCCCGGCACCGAGGAGTAGCCGTGGATGGCGATCCCCCCGTTGAAGTAGGCGGGCCGGTAGAGGGAGCCCAGCGGACCGTCGTCCCAGCCGTCGACCCGGCGGAAGACGCTGTACTCGCCCTCGGGGGTGACGGCCACGTTGGTCTGGCCCCGCGAGAAGTAGGTCTCGCCGGAGCCGGTGGAGGTGTTGAAGATCTTGCGCACCTCGCCGTCGCGCACGACGAGCAGCACCTGGCGGTCGAGGTCGATCTCCAGTACCACGCCGGAGGACGTGGACGGCTGGGGCCGGGGCCCCTCCTCCAGCGCGGCCCGGGTGTCGGGGCCGACCACGCTGTCGCGGTCGATGCCGGCCACCTTCTGGAGCGCCATCACCGCCTGGGCCGTGCGGACGTCGTACTCGCCGTCGACCGGCCCGAGCCAGTAGCCCAGTTCCTTCAGGCGCTCCTCGACCTCGCGCACGGCGGGGCCGGAGTCGCCCATGCTGAGCAGCGGCTCGTCCTGGGAGGTCGACGCGGCGGCGGACGGGGCGGCGCCCGGCGCCGCCGCGGGTGCCGCGCCGGCGTGGGCCGCCGGCGCCCACCCGGTCACGGCGACCGCGGCCAGCGCCAGGGCGGCCGCGGTTCTCGTGCACTGCTTGCGAAGGTGCGGTGGTCGATGAGAGGCCATGGGCCGATCTTTACCCGGCGGTGACTCCCCCATGACGCTCGGCGCACCCGGGCACGCCCGGGTGCTGCGCCGCGCGGGGCGGGCCGGACGCGTGTGCGCACGTCGGGCCGCGCGCGCCCGCGCCAAACCCGGCGGGCGTGGCCGGATGCGGCCACCGCCGTCAGCCCGCCGCCGACTCCTCGGGCGCGATGAAGCTGGCGTGGTAGCCGGCGGCCATGTCGGCGTCGCCGTGCCCGGCCTCGGCCGCGCGCGCGAACCGGCGGGCCGATGCGGCGGCCAGGTCCAGGTGCACGCCCGCCGCCGCCGCGGCGTCCAGGACCAGATTGGCGTCCTTGGCGGCGTTGGCCACGGAGAAGCTGGGGGTGTAGTCGCCGCTGAGGATGGCACCGGCCTTGGCGTGCAGGTAGCCGCTGTCCAGGGGGCCGCCCGAGACCACGTCGAGGAAGTCGCGGGCGTCCACGCCCAGGCCCTCGGCCAGCGACAGCGCCTCGGCCGTGGCCGAGGTCAGCGCCAGGACCCAACTGTTGGCCACCAGCTTGAGCCGGCTGGCCGCGCCCACCTGGTCGAAGGAGACGGTGCGTGCGCCGATGGCGGAGAAGACGGGCGCGGCGCGCCGGCGGGCGCGCTCGGGGCCGGCCGCCAGGACGGTCAGCGCGCCCTGTTCGGCCGGGCCGCGCGTGCCCAGCACGGGTGCGTCCAGGTAGTCCATGCCGAGTTCGGCCGCGCGGGCGGCCAGGCGGTTGGTCGCGGCCAGGCCCACCGTGGTGGTCTGGGCCCACACCGCGCCGGGGGCCGGCGGCACGATGCCGGCCATCACCTCCTCGACCGTGTCGCCGTCGTAGAGCATGGTCACCACGATGTCGGCGTCGGCGACGGCCTCGTCCAGGGTGCCGGCGACCTCGATGCCGGCGCCGGCCAGCGGCTCGGCCTTGGCGCGGGTGCGGTTCCAGACGCGGACGGGCATCCCCGCCGCCGCGATGTTGCGCGCCATGGGGGCGCCCATGGTCCCGGTGCCCAGGACGGCGACCCTGGGGGCCTCGGCGGGCGGTGTCGATGGTGTCGATGGCTGCATGGGGCCCTTTCTACCCCGGAGGCGGCGCGGCCGACCGCGCGGGATGCACGTCCGCGCCGCGTGGCGGGTGCGGCCCCCTCGGGGTTCGGCGCGGTGGGATTCGGCGCGGGCGAATCCCCGGCTTCTCCGGCCCGCGCCCGCCCGTTTTTTCCGCGCCTCCCCCATTGACCGCATTGACACCTTTGGTGGTTGTTTTCGGAATTGCGGATCCGCGCCCGCGGATTACGGTCGCACCATTGCCCGAACCTGGCCACCCGGTTTCACGGTGAGCACCAATCGGAAACACCGCTCCTCCGGTGGCGAAACGGACGGAGTGGAGCCGCTCTTGACCGGACGCACACCGCTCTGACCGGCTGTTATCCGCACCGCCCGCATTTTGGCAGCGCACCAATCCCCGGCGCACCAACGCGAAAACGGGCCCCCGGCGGACCGCCTTTCGCGCCTGTTTCCCAAACGGCCCGGTGGGCGCGTCGGACACCGTGCTAGAAGAGGTGGACCAGCGTTTCCGGCCCGGACCACCGGATAAGGAGTGCGACCCCCATGAACCCCCGTCGCAACGCAGGCCGGTACCGCGCCCGTACCGGTGTCTGCGTGTTGGCCGTGCTCACCGTCGAGCTGGCCCTGTCGGGCGGCACCGCCCACGCCGACACCCTCGCGGGAACGGGCGCGGCGGCGGCCGTCCCCGAGGCGTCCGCGGGCGGGCTCGCCGGCGTCCCCGGCGGGCCGGTCACCCCCGACCCCCCGGACTGGATGAAACCGCCGTACGGGCCCGAGCCCCCGGTGGCCCCGGCGCTGCCCGGCCACCCCTGGCCGCCCGGCCCCGGCTGCCCGGAGCCGCCCAAGCCGCCACCGCCCGACCCCGGCCCCGAGGAACCGCCTCCGCCGGAGGAACCACCGCCGCCCGAGGAGCCGCCGCCGCCCGAGGAGCCGCCGGCATCCCCGGAGGAACCCGCGCAGCCGGAGCGGCCCGAGCCCCCGCTCCCCCAACCGCCCGAGCCGGACACCCCCGCCCCGCCCGCGCAGGAGGTGGCCGCACCGGCTCCGGCAGCGCCCCCGGCCCCCGACCCCGCGCCGCCGCGCGAGCGGCCCGCCGAGCCGCCGTCCGAGGAGGAAGCGGCCCAGCTGATCGGCGCCCCCCTGATCGGCCCCGGTGAACGCGGCGGTCCGCACGGGTTCGAGCCCATGCAGATCATGGTCTTCGCCGTCCTCATCGCCGTGGCCGCCGCCGTGGGCGCCTCCGGGGTCCGCCGCTGAGGCCGCCGGCCCGCCGCCCTCGAAGGCGGCGGGCCGCCGCGCCCTCGGCCACCGCTCAGCACCGCTCGGAGCGGCTCAGGGGCCGGCCAGCGCGGCGTCGATCCGGTCGAACCCGGCGCGGGCGTCCTCGAAGGCGCCGGAGTCGGTGGCCAGCAGCCCGGTGTAGGGGTGGTCCAGCGCGAGCAGGATGAGCAGGCTCGACACGATGAACACGAGGTTGACCACCGACCAGAAGATCCGCGTGCGCGCCTGGCCGACCCGCATGGCGAACGGCAGCACCACCACCGCCAGTCCGCTGACCGCCGTGGCCAGCAGGATCACCCCCGGCACGGTGGCCTGGGCGGAGTCGGCCCGCTCCACGCGGCTCTGCACGAGGTCGGTGACGTTCTGCCGGGCCTCCATGCGCTCCAGGGCGGCGGCCGAGCCCTCGGCGGGGACCTCGTTGACGCTGACCCGCAGGCGGTCCAGGGCGGCAGCGCCGGAGGGGTCGAGTTCGCGCTGCTCGCGCATCGCCGGCCAGTCCTCCTCGATCACGGTGTCGACGTAGTCGCGCAGGTCCGCGCGCACGGCGTCGCCCTCCTTGTCGGGGAAGGCGGCGGTGCCCCAGTACAGCGCGGTGGCGTAGCCGGCCTCCTCGACCGCGGAGTCGGCGGCGCCCCGGTTGTTCTCCCAGCCGATCACCAGGCCCATGGCCAGCGCGATGAGGTAGATCGACAGCACGCACGGGGCGATGAGCGAGCCGACCGGGCCGTCGGAGTCGTCGGGGGAGATGACGAATTTGCGCGCCACCACGATCCCCGCGACCAGAAGGACGGCGAGAATGACGAAAACCACAATTAGGCTGGCGGTCATGATTCTCCTGAATAGGTGATTTCCGGGCGAAGTGGGCACCGGTTGAGGGGGCCGCAGCGGCCTGTGGGAACAAGAGCGTGATTCCGTAGGGTTTCGGAACCGCTCCTGCTTTACCATGTGATCATGCGGAACATCTGCCACTCGCGTCATTTCCCGACACTGGGGAAGTTCCGGAGTTCCGCTATCCGGAGCGGCCCGTGGCCGGTTATCGGAATACCGCACCCCCTTACCTCGGACGACACCCCAATCCCGTGGAATTTCGGACCCCGACCCATGCTCGAAACCCGCTCCCGGCCCCCTCGGAAACCCGACGGCGCCGACTCTTTCCCCCGACCCCGACCTGGTCACCAGATCACCGCCGCGCCTGCGGCCGAACGCCGCGCGCACCTTTCCCGCCCGCCGCGCGGCCGGCCGTGCGCGCCGCCGCCGCGGGCGCGGGTTCCACACCGCCGCCGCACCCTTTTTCGCCCCTTTCGGGGATGGATCCGGTATTCGCCGGAGATCGGCGGACGGCCGGAGGGATCCCCCCGTGGGTGACCCGCACCTGACCCACCAGGCGTGCGTCTACGGCTCCGACGACGAGTTCCTGGCGATGGCGCTGCCGTTCACCGGCCACGGCGTCGACTCCGGCGACCCCGTCCTGGCCGCGCTCACGCCCGCCAACGCCGCGCTGCTGGACCAGGCCCTGGGCCCGCGCAGCCGGCGCGTCGACTACGTCGACCCCGCGCGCTTCGGCCACCGCCCGCCCGAGCGCCTCTCCGCCATCGACCGCTACTGGCGCGGGCACGCCGCCCGGGGCCGCGCCGAGCGCGTGCGGATCCTCGCCGAACCCGTGTGGGCGGGGCGCTCACCCCGCGAGATCGCCGCGTGGGCCCACCTGGAGTCCAGCCTGACCCCGCTCTTCGGGGCCACCAACCTCTGGCTGGTCTGCGCCTACGACACCCGCCGCGTGCCGCCCCGCGTCGTCGAGGCCGCCCGCAGGACCCACCCCGAACTCGTCCGGGCCGGCCGCGTCCGGCCCAACGACGCCTACGTGCCGCCGGGGGTGTTCGCCGCCGGCGGCGCCGTCGAGGAGCCGTCGTCCCTGCCGGCCGACCTCATGGGCGGCCAGTTCACCCCCGCCGACCTCTCCCGGCTCCGCGCCGACGCACTGGCCTACGCCGACCGGCTGGGGGTGCCCCGGTCGCGGGCGCTGGACCTCGTCATCGCCGTCAACGAGGTGGTCACCAACGTGGTCCTGCACGGCGGCGGCACCGGCAGCGTGTGGTTTTGGACCGAGGACGACGAGGTGGTGTGCGAGGTCGCCCAGGACACCGCCTACCTGGTGGTGCCGCCGTTCGCGGGCAGCCCGCCCGCGCTGGACGAGCGCGGCGGCGGCCTGTGGATCGTGCGTCAGCTGTGCGACCGCGTGCACCTGGGCTCGGTGGGCGGGCGCAGCGTGGTGCGGCTGCACCTGCTGGTCCGGGGCTGATCGGCGTGCGCGGGGCCACCACGCCGCCCGCCGCCGCGGCCGCCCCGCGCGCCCTCCCCGCCGCCGCGCCCGCCGCGACGACCTCGCCCGCACCCATTGCGCGGCGAATGTGATCGTCGTAACATCCCAGGCAGTCGAAGCGGTTCGACACTCTGATGCTCTGGGAGGCGTGCGTGCGGATCTCCGATGTCGCCCGGCATGCCGGGGTGTCGCCCAGCACGGTCTCCTACGTGCTGAGCGGCAAGCGCTCCATCTCGGCCGCCACCCGCGCCCGGGTCCTCAAGAGCATCGAGGTGCTGGGCTACCAGCCGCACGCCGGCGCCCGCGCCCTGGCCAGCAACCGCGCCAACGTCATCGCGCTGGTCCTGCCGCTGCGGCCGGGCATCCACGTGCCGGTGGCCATGCAGTTCGCGGTGTCGGTGGTCACCAGCGCCCGCGACCGCGAGCACGACGTCCTCCTGCTCACCCAGGCCGAGGGCGAGAGCGGCCTGCGCCGTGTCGCGGGCACCTCGATGGTCGACGGCATCATCGTCATGGACGTCCAGCTCAACGACGCCCGGGTCCCCACCCTGCGCACGCTGGGCCACCCCTCCGTGCTGATCGGCGTGCCCGCCGACAGCCAGGGCCTCACCTGCGTCGACCTCGACTTCGACGCCGCCGGCCGCATCTGCGTGGCCCACCTCGCCCACCTGGGGCACCGCGAGGTCGCCCTCATCGGCCAGCCGCCCTCGGTCTACGAGCGCCGCACCGGTTTCGCCGAGCGCACCATCGCCGGATTCGAGGACGAGGCCCGCGAACGCGGCCTGCGCCCGCTGGTCGTGCCGTGCGAGGCCGCCCCCGCCCAGGTCGCCGCCGCCGTCGGCGCCCTGCTGCGCGACCACCCCGGTGTCACCGGGATCGTCGTGCACAACGAGCCCGCGGTGGCGCCGCTGCTGGACGCCCTGCGCGCCGCCGGCCGCGATATCCCCGGCGACGTCTCGGTGGTGGCCATCGGCCCCGACGACCTCGCCACCGAGTCCGTCCCCCCGCTGACCTCGGTCACCCTGCCCACCGAGGAGATGGGCGGGCGGGCCGTCGCCCTGCTCATGGACAAGCTCGACAACGTCGACACCCCCGAGATCACCCTGATCCAGCCGCGCCTCGTGCCGCGGGCGAGCACCGCCGCCCGACCCGCCCTGCCCTGACCCCGCCCCCGCCACCACCCTTTCCGTCCATCCCCATCACCGCCATCCCCGTTTCCCCACGTCGACGCGATCGAAGCGCTTCGACGGACATGAAGGAGCGCACCATGACACGCGTTTCCGGCAACCCCGCACACCGCCTCCGCGCCCCCTCGGCCCTGGTCGCCGCCGGCCTGCTCGGCCTCACCACCGCCTGCGGCGGTGGCGGCGAGGACGGCGGCGAGGTCACCTCGATCACCGCCCTCGACTACAACCTCGCCGAACCGCAGAACGGCGCCACCGAGAGCATGCTCCAGGAGTGCGGCGAGCAGGCCGGGGTGGAGGTCGAGCGCGAGGCGCTGCCCCGCGAGCAGCTCATGCCGCGCCTGCTCCAGGGCGCCTCCCAGCAGGAGCTGCCCGACCTCATGCTGATCGACAACCCCGACCTCCCCCAGTTCGCGGCCACCGGGGCACTGCTGCCGCTGGAGGAGGCCGGGTTCGACACCGCCGGCTACTACGACAGCGTCCTGCAGGTGGGCACCCACGAGGACACCCTCTACGGCATCGCCTCGGGCGTGAACGGCCTGGCGCTGTTCACCAACACCGCGCTGCTCCAGGACGCCGGGGTCGAGCCGCCCGCCACGTGGCAGGAGCTGCGCGAGGCCGCCGACGAGCTGACCCGGGGCGACACCAAGGGGTTCGCGTTCTCGGCCATCGGCCACGAGGAGGGCACCTGGACCTTCGAGCCCTTCATGTGGAGCAACGGGGCCACGCTCACCGAACTGGACTCCCCCGAGGCCGTCGAGGCGCTGGAGCTGTGGGCCGGCATGGTCGAGGACGGCTCGGTCTCGCAGTCGGTCGTCAACTGGTCCCAGGCCGACGTCAACGACCAGTTCATCGGCGGGCGCGCGGCCATGATGATCAACGGCTCCTGGCAGATCCCGGTGCTGGCCGAGGAGGACGTCGACTACGAGGTCGTGCCGCTGCCCGTGCCCGAGGCCGGCGGCGACCCCGCCACCCCCATGGGCGGTGAGGTGTGGGCCATCGGCCGCAACGGCACCGAGCGCGAGGAGAAGGCCGCCGAGGTGCTGCGGTGCCTGCTCAGCGACGACAACATGACCGAGTGGGCCGAGCTGAACGCCTACGTCCCCGCCAAGGAGGAGCCGGCCCAGCGGCTCGCCGAGGACAACGAGCAGATGGCGCCGTTCGTGGAGTCGGTGCCCACCGCCCAGGCCCGCACCGCCGACCTGGGCGAGGACTACCCCGACGTCTCCGCCGCGATCGCCGACGCCATCCAGCAGGCCCTGGCCGGATCGGGCTCCGCCGAGGACGCCCTGGCCCAGGCCCAGCAGTCGGTGCCGGAGTCCTGATGCTAGCCCGGGTCGGCTTTCTCGCACCCCTGGTCGTCTACCTGGCCGTGTTCTTCGGCTACCCGCTCCTCGCCAACCAGTCGATGGCGCTGCGGGAGTACACCGCCGCGTCGTTCTACACCGGTGAGGCGCCGTTCGTCGGGGCCGCCAACTACGCGGCGGTGCTGGCCGACCCGGTCTTCGGGACCGCGCTGAGCAACACCGCGCTGTTCACGGTGGGCTCGCTGGTCTTCCAGTTCGCCATCGGGCTGGCGCTGGCGGTGTTCTTCCAGCGGCACGTCCCGCTCAACGGCCTGCTGCGCTCGCTGCTGCTGGTGCCCTGGCTGCTGCCGCTGGTGGTATCGGGCACCGTGTGGCGGTGGATCTTCGACCAGGAGTACGGGGTCCTCAACCAGACCCTCCTGGGCCTGGGGCTGATCGACCAGGGCGTGCCGTGGCTGTCGAGCACGTCGATGGCGCTGGCCTCGGTCACCGTCGCCAACATCTGGGTGGGGATCCCGTTCAACATGGTCATCCTCTACGGCGGGCTGCAGAGCATCCCGGCCCACCTCTACGAGGCAGCCGCGCTCGACGGCGCCGGCCCCTGGCAGCGGTTCCGGCACGTCACCTGGCCGCTGCTGCGGCCGGTGAGCGCGGTGGTGCTGATGCTGGGCCTGGTCTACACGCTCAAGCAGTTCGACGTGATCATGGTGCTCACCCAGGGCGGGCCGGCCAACGCCACCCAGACCCTGACCACGTGGGCGCACGCGCTGTCCTTCGGCGAACTCGACTTCGGGCTCGGCGCGGCCGTGGGCAACCTGCTGATCGTGATCGCGCTGGTGTTCGCCCTGGTCTACCTGCGCGGCCTGCGCACGCAGCCGGGCGCCCCGGGCTCGGGAAGGAGGGGGTGAGAATGGCCGTGCACCGCCGGGTCCGCACCGCGTTCACCACCGTCACCGCGGTGGCGATCGTCGCCGTGCTGCTGTTCCCGCTGTACTGGATGGTCAACGCGTCCTTCCAGCCGCCCGCCGGCCTGCTGGAGACCCCGCCGCGGTGGCTGCCGATCGGCGGCACCCTGGAGGGCTACCGGGCGGCGCTGGACGGCCAGGGCCAGGCGCTGCTCAACAGCCTGGCCATCGCGGCCGGCACGGTGGCGCTCACCCTGCTGCTGTCGGTTCCGGCGGCCTACGCGCTGAGCCGGTTCCGCGTGCGCGGCGCGGGCGTGGTGCTGTTCGCGCTGCTGCTGGTGCAGATGGTGCCCGGGATCGTCATGGCGAACTCGCTGTACGCGGTGATGAACCAGGCGGGCCTGCTCAACACCCACCTGGCGCTGATCCTGGCCGACTCCACGGTCGCGGTGCCCTTCGCGGTGCTGATCCTGCGGGCGTTCATGGTGACCATCCCCAAGGAGCTGGGCGAGGCCGCCATGGTCGACGGCGCGGGGGCGGCGCGGGTGCTGTGGTCGGTGATCCTGCCGGTCAGCCGCAACGCCATGATCACCGCGGCGCTGTTCGCGTTCCTGTTCGCCTGGGCGGACTTCCTGTTCGCCATCTCCCTCAACACCGACGACTCCGTCATGCCGGTCACGGTCGGCATCTACCGCTTCATCGGGGCGCACACCGCCGACTGGAACAGCGTCATGGCCACCGGCGTGATCGCGTCCATCCCGGCGGCGGTGCTGCTCGTGGCCGCCCAGCGCTACGTGGCGGCGGGTGTCACCGGCGGCGCCCTCAAGGACTGACCGCCACCGGACCGGCCCCGGACCGCCCGCGCGGCCCGGCCCCCGCCGCCGCCTGCCGGGGCGGCGGGGGCCGGGCCGCGCCCCGAGCCGCACGTCCCCGTCCCCTGTCCCCGGCCCTCGTCCGCCCCTGCCCCCGGCCGCCCTTACCGCCCGCTTCCGTCCACTCCCCCTTCCCCGACTCCCTGTTCCCGCGACCACCGC encodes:
- a CDS encoding LacI family DNA-binding transcriptional regulator codes for the protein MRISDVARHAGVSPSTVSYVLSGKRSISAATRARVLKSIEVLGYQPHAGARALASNRANVIALVLPLRPGIHVPVAMQFAVSVVTSARDREHDVLLLTQAEGESGLRRVAGTSMVDGIIVMDVQLNDARVPTLRTLGHPSVLIGVPADSQGLTCVDLDFDAAGRICVAHLAHLGHREVALIGQPPSVYERRTGFAERTIAGFEDEARERGLRPLVVPCEAAPAQVAAAVGALLRDHPGVTGIVVHNEPAVAPLLDALRAAGRDIPGDVSVVAIGPDDLATESVPPLTSVTLPTEEMGGRAVALLMDKLDNVDTPEITLIQPRLVPRASTAARPALP
- a CDS encoding L,D-transpeptidase family protein, whose protein sequence is MASHRPPHLRKQCTRTAAALALAAVAVTGWAPAAHAGAAPAAAPGAAPSAAASTSQDEPLLSMGDSGPAVREVEERLKELGYWLGPVDGEYDVRTAQAVMALQKVAGIDRDSVVGPDTRAALEEGPRPQPSTSSGVVLEIDLDRQVLLVVRDGEVRKIFNTSTGSGETYFSRGQTNVAVTPEGEYSVFRRVDGWDDGPLGSLYRPAYFNGGIAIHGYSSVPGYPASHGCARVSLPAMDWLWANGRVENGAAVVVR
- a CDS encoding sensor histidine kinase; translation: MGDPHLTHQACVYGSDDEFLAMALPFTGHGVDSGDPVLAALTPANAALLDQALGPRSRRVDYVDPARFGHRPPERLSAIDRYWRGHAARGRAERVRILAEPVWAGRSPREIAAWAHLESSLTPLFGATNLWLVCAYDTRRVPPRVVEAARRTHPELVRAGRVRPNDAYVPPGVFAAGGAVEEPSSLPADLMGGQFTPADLSRLRADALAYADRLGVPRSRALDLVIAVNEVVTNVVLHGGGTGSVWFWTEDDEVVCEVAQDTAYLVVPPFAGSPPALDERGGGLWIVRQLCDRVHLGSVGGRSVVRLHLLVRG
- a CDS encoding carbohydrate ABC transporter permease, translating into MAVHRRVRTAFTTVTAVAIVAVLLFPLYWMVNASFQPPAGLLETPPRWLPIGGTLEGYRAALDGQGQALLNSLAIAAGTVALTLLLSVPAAYALSRFRVRGAGVVLFALLLVQMVPGIVMANSLYAVMNQAGLLNTHLALILADSTVAVPFAVLILRAFMVTIPKELGEAAMVDGAGAARVLWSVILPVSRNAMITAALFAFLFAWADFLFAISLNTDDSVMPVTVGIYRFIGAHTADWNSVMATGVIASIPAAVLLVAAQRYVAAGVTGGALKD
- a CDS encoding bestrophin-like domain, with product MTASLIVVFVILAVLLVAGIVVARKFVISPDDSDGPVGSLIAPCVLSIYLIALAMGLVIGWENNRGAADSAVEEAGYATALYWGTAAFPDKEGDAVRADLRDYVDTVIEEDWPAMREQRELDPSGAAALDRLRVSVNEVPAEGSAAALERMEARQNVTDLVQSRVERADSAQATVPGVILLATAVSGLAVVVLPFAMRVGQARTRIFWSVVNLVFIVSSLLILLALDHPYTGLLATDSGAFEDARAGFDRIDAALAGP
- a CDS encoding ABC transporter substrate-binding protein, which encodes MTRVSGNPAHRLRAPSALVAAGLLGLTTACGGGGEDGGEVTSITALDYNLAEPQNGATESMLQECGEQAGVEVEREALPREQLMPRLLQGASQQELPDLMLIDNPDLPQFAATGALLPLEEAGFDTAGYYDSVLQVGTHEDTLYGIASGVNGLALFTNTALLQDAGVEPPATWQELREAADELTRGDTKGFAFSAIGHEEGTWTFEPFMWSNGATLTELDSPEAVEALELWAGMVEDGSVSQSVVNWSQADVNDQFIGGRAAMMINGSWQIPVLAEEDVDYEVVPLPVPEAGGDPATPMGGEVWAIGRNGTEREEKAAEVLRCLLSDDNMTEWAELNAYVPAKEEPAQRLAEDNEQMAPFVESVPTAQARTADLGEDYPDVSAAIADAIQQALAGSGSAEDALAQAQQSVPES
- a CDS encoding DoxX family protein — translated: MSVVHIAVTLFAAAFVAFSAVSVFVRAPWVVGPIAEYGVPLSWLPWLGAAKAAGAVGLVAGLFVPLVGLLAGAGLVLYFAGAVVTVLRARSYSHVPFPLVYAAPVVASLALAAA
- a CDS encoding NAD(P)-dependent oxidoreductase gives rise to the protein MQPSTPSTPPAEAPRVAVLGTGTMGAPMARNIAAAGMPVRVWNRTRAKAEPLAGAGIEVAGTLDEAVADADIVVTMLYDGDTVEEVMAGIVPPAPGAVWAQTTTVGLAATNRLAARAAELGMDYLDAPVLGTRGPAEQGALTVLAAGPERARRRAAPVFSAIGARTVSFDQVGAASRLKLVANSWVLALTSATAEALSLAEGLGVDARDFLDVVSGGPLDSGYLHAKAGAILSGDYTPSFSVANAAKDANLVLDAAAAAGVHLDLAAASARRFARAAEAGHGDADMAAGYHASFIAPEESAAG
- a CDS encoding carbohydrate ABC transporter permease, yielding MLARVGFLAPLVVYLAVFFGYPLLANQSMALREYTAASFYTGEAPFVGAANYAAVLADPVFGTALSNTALFTVGSLVFQFAIGLALAVFFQRHVPLNGLLRSLLLVPWLLPLVVSGTVWRWIFDQEYGVLNQTLLGLGLIDQGVPWLSSTSMALASVTVANIWVGIPFNMVILYGGLQSIPAHLYEAAALDGAGPWQRFRHVTWPLLRPVSAVVLMLGLVYTLKQFDVIMVLTQGGPANATQTLTTWAHALSFGELDFGLGAAVGNLLIVIALVFALVYLRGLRTQPGAPGSGRRG